The following coding sequences are from one Pseudonocardia sp. HH130630-07 window:
- a CDS encoding Uma2 family endonuclease has product MGAQPSERFEPSRSGPGQPSGSAPPVRPVPALHLLTVADYLEIGEVEPGHTELVEGQVLMSPGPAPDHGHAALELAFQLRGRVAADTEVLVEVDVDLGLVPATAPGTVRRPDLVVVDRDARRRVRSEGGVVRAAEVRLVVEIVSPGSRRLDHVTKRGEYADAGIAHYWIVDLGDPVSLLACHLAGEFGYADGGVVTGRHTATAPFAATVDLDTLL; this is encoded by the coding sequence ATGGGAGCACAACCGTCCGAGCGGTTCGAACCGTCGCGGTCCGGGCCGGGACAGCCGTCCGGGAGCGCGCCGCCGGTCCGGCCGGTGCCCGCGTTGCACCTGTTGACCGTCGCCGACTATCTGGAGATCGGCGAGGTCGAACCCGGTCACACCGAACTCGTCGAAGGTCAGGTCCTCATGTCCCCGGGCCCCGCTCCCGATCACGGTCACGCAGCGCTCGAACTGGCGTTCCAGCTGCGGGGACGGGTGGCGGCCGACACCGAGGTCCTCGTCGAGGTCGACGTCGACCTCGGCCTCGTACCGGCCACCGCCCCCGGCACGGTCCGCCGGCCCGATCTCGTCGTGGTCGACCGGGATGCGCGCCGCCGGGTACGCAGCGAGGGCGGAGTCGTCCGGGCTGCGGAGGTCCGCCTCGTCGTGGAGATCGTCTCGCCGGGCTCCCGGCGGCTCGACCACGTCACCAAGCGCGGCGAGTACGCCGACGCCGGGATCGCCCACTACTGGATCGTCGATCTCGGCGACCCGGTCTCCCTGCTCGCCTGCCACCTCGCCGGCGAGTTCGGCTACGCCGACGGTGGCGTCGTCACCGGCCGGCACACCGCCACCGCACCGTTCGCCGCCACCGTCGACCTGGACACCCTGCTCTGA
- the thiD gene encoding bifunctional hydroxymethylpyrimidine kinase/phosphomethylpyrimidine kinase translates to MRPTVGTTPPRTLTIAGTDSGGGAGIAADLRAFAACGVHGCLAVCAVTVQNTVGVTGVHTVPVETIAGQIGVVAADIGLQAAKTGMLATAEIIAAVARACDDNGIGADRATPLVVDPVAASMHGDPLLAGEALDAYRETLFPRATLVTPNLDEIRLLVEHDVTDRDGQYAAARALHALGAHAVLVKGGHLPGDAEGCLDLLYDGETFVELPGPRFDTANTHGGGDSLASAITAGLAHGLHLVEAVRFGKRYIVEAVRHSYPLGAGHGPVSPLWAVRPWWETPAP, encoded by the coding sequence ATGCGACCCACCGTCGGCACGACACCGCCGCGGACCCTGACCATCGCCGGCACCGACTCCGGCGGCGGCGCCGGCATCGCCGCCGACCTGCGCGCGTTCGCCGCCTGCGGGGTGCACGGCTGCCTCGCGGTGTGCGCGGTGACCGTGCAGAACACCGTGGGCGTCACCGGCGTCCACACCGTGCCGGTCGAGACGATCGCCGGGCAGATCGGCGTCGTCGCGGCCGACATCGGGCTGCAGGCGGCGAAGACCGGGATGCTGGCGACCGCGGAGATCATCGCCGCCGTCGCACGGGCCTGCGACGACAACGGGATCGGTGCGGACCGGGCGACCCCGCTCGTCGTCGACCCGGTCGCGGCGTCGATGCACGGCGACCCGCTGCTCGCCGGCGAGGCGCTCGACGCCTACCGGGAGACCCTGTTCCCGCGGGCGACGCTGGTGACCCCGAACCTCGACGAGATCCGGCTGCTCGTCGAGCACGACGTGACCGACCGCGACGGCCAGTACGCCGCGGCCCGGGCGCTGCACGCGCTCGGGGCGCACGCCGTCCTGGTCAAGGGCGGGCACCTGCCCGGCGACGCCGAGGGCTGCCTCGACCTGCTCTACGACGGCGAGACCTTCGTCGAGCTGCCCGGCCCGCGCTTCGACACCGCGAACACCCACGGCGGCGGGGACTCGCTCGCCTCGGCGATCACCGCGGGGCTCGCGCACGGGCTGCACCTCGTCGAGGCGGTGCGGTTCGGGAAGCGCTACATCGTCGAGGCGGTGCGGCACTCCTATCCCCTGGGCGCCGGACACGGCCCGGTCTCCCCGCTGTGGGCCGTCCGCCCGTGGTGGGAGACCCCCGCCCCCTGA
- a CDS encoding xanthine dehydrogenase family protein molybdopterin-binding subunit produces MSILGTRVVRTEDPVFLTRGATYTDDLTDERLTGALHLTLVRSPLAHATITSVDVSAALESPGVVAVVTGADLDIAPALLFPGAAKAMTRPFLATDRVRFVGEPVAAVLTEQLYQGEDAAELVDVEYDPLDVVIDPLAAARDEILLFPEAGTNTAAVYGYDEDPDPDYFAGCEVVVGRDIVNQRLAAAPLETRAASAWWDGDRVTIHMSNQNAQGGRDEVADWLGLAPEKVRVVLPDVGGGFGAKIGADPEFALVAWLARRQGRPVRWNESRSENMTGMVQGRAQRQTVTIGGTRAGRITHYRLDVVQDLGAYPRLGTFLPVFTLMMAPGTYDIENVDFRARTVVTNTTSVAAYRGAGRPEATAAIERAVDLFAHEIGMDPVEIRKLNVVAPERFPFRTKGGVEYDSGRFAEALDLAVAEAGYERLRAEQRARRERGDVRQLGIGVSSYVEITGGGAFAEDASVEVHADGTVTVLTGTSPHGQGHATAWAMLASDQLGVPIEKITVRHGDTELVPRGGGTMGSRSLQTGGVAVHQASAELVDLAKQRAADLLEAGVEDLELDPATSAITVRGVPSARSVTLAELAAADELKVDTTWDGKKPTFPFGAHVCVVEVDTESGKVTVQRIVAVDDAGPILNPLLCDGQRHGGIAQGIAQALLEEVLYDENGTPLTGTFADYGIPSAAELPSFDLVEMTTPSPVNPMGYKGIGEAGTIGSTPATQSAVVDALSHLGVTHIDMPLTPMRVWEAIEEARG; encoded by the coding sequence ATGAGCATCTTGGGCACCCGCGTCGTCCGCACCGAGGATCCGGTCTTCCTCACGCGGGGCGCGACCTACACCGACGACCTGACCGACGAGCGGTTGACCGGGGCGTTGCACCTGACGCTCGTCCGCTCGCCGCTGGCCCACGCGACGATCACCTCGGTGGACGTCTCGGCCGCGCTGGAGTCGCCGGGCGTCGTCGCCGTCGTCACCGGGGCGGACCTCGACATCGCCCCGGCCCTGCTGTTCCCCGGGGCGGCGAAGGCGATGACCCGGCCGTTCCTGGCGACCGACCGGGTGCGGTTCGTCGGCGAGCCGGTCGCGGCGGTGCTCACCGAGCAGCTCTACCAGGGCGAGGACGCCGCGGAGCTGGTCGACGTCGAGTACGACCCGCTCGACGTGGTGATCGACCCGCTGGCCGCGGCCCGCGACGAGATCCTGCTGTTCCCCGAGGCGGGCACCAACACCGCGGCCGTGTACGGGTACGACGAGGACCCCGATCCGGACTACTTCGCCGGGTGCGAGGTCGTCGTCGGCCGGGACATCGTCAACCAGCGCCTCGCGGCGGCCCCGCTGGAGACCCGGGCCGCCAGCGCCTGGTGGGACGGCGACCGGGTCACGATCCACATGTCCAACCAGAACGCCCAGGGCGGCCGGGACGAGGTCGCCGACTGGCTCGGCCTGGCCCCGGAGAAGGTCCGGGTCGTCCTGCCGGACGTCGGCGGCGGGTTCGGCGCGAAGATCGGCGCCGACCCGGAGTTCGCGCTGGTGGCGTGGCTCGCGCGCCGGCAGGGGCGGCCGGTCCGCTGGAACGAGTCCCGCTCGGAGAACATGACCGGGATGGTGCAGGGCCGGGCCCAGCGCCAGACGGTGACGATCGGCGGCACCCGCGCCGGCCGGATCACCCACTACCGGCTCGACGTCGTGCAGGACCTCGGCGCCTACCCGCGGCTCGGCACGTTCCTGCCGGTGTTCACCCTGATGATGGCGCCCGGCACCTACGACATCGAGAACGTCGACTTCCGCGCCCGGACGGTCGTCACGAACACCACCTCGGTGGCCGCCTACCGCGGTGCCGGGCGGCCGGAGGCGACGGCGGCGATCGAGCGGGCGGTCGACCTGTTCGCGCACGAGATCGGGATGGACCCGGTCGAGATCCGGAAGCTGAACGTGGTGGCGCCGGAGCGGTTCCCGTTCCGCACCAAGGGCGGCGTCGAGTACGACTCGGGCCGGTTCGCCGAGGCGCTCGACCTGGCCGTCGCCGAGGCCGGCTACGAGCGGCTGCGGGCCGAGCAGCGGGCCCGGCGCGAGCGCGGCGACGTCCGCCAGCTCGGCATCGGCGTCTCCTCCTACGTGGAGATCACCGGCGGCGGCGCGTTCGCCGAGGACGCGTCGGTCGAGGTGCACGCCGACGGCACGGTGACCGTGCTGACCGGCACCTCGCCGCACGGTCAGGGGCACGCGACGGCCTGGGCGATGCTCGCGTCCGACCAGCTCGGCGTACCGATCGAGAAGATCACCGTCCGGCACGGCGACACCGAGCTGGTGCCGCGCGGCGGGGGCACGATGGGGTCCCGCTCGTTGCAGACCGGCGGCGTCGCCGTGCACCAGGCGTCGGCGGAGCTGGTCGACCTCGCCAAGCAGCGGGCCGCGGACCTGCTGGAGGCGGGCGTCGAGGACCTGGAACTGGATCCCGCGACCTCGGCGATCACGGTGCGCGGCGTGCCGTCGGCGCGCAGCGTCACGCTCGCCGAGCTGGCCGCCGCCGACGAGCTCAAGGTGGACACCACCTGGGACGGCAAGAAGCCGACGTTCCCGTTCGGCGCGCACGTCTGCGTGGTCGAGGTCGACACCGAGTCCGGCAAGGTCACGGTGCAGCGGATCGTCGCGGTGGACGACGCCGGTCCCATCCTCAACCCCCTGCTGTGCGACGGGCAGCGCCACGGCGGCATCGCCCAGGGCATCGCCCAGGCGTTGCTGGAGGAGGTCCTCTACGACGAGAACGGCACCCCGCTCACCGGCACCTTCGCCGACTACGGGATCCCGTCCGCGGCCGAGCTGCCCAGCTTCGACCTGGTCGAGATGACCACGCCCAGCCCGGTGAACCCGATGGGCTACAAGGGCATCGGCGAGGCCGGGACGATCGGGTCCACCCCCGCGACGCAGAGCGCCGTGGTCGACGCCCTGTCCCACCTGGGCGTCACGCACATCGACATGCCCCTGACCCCGATGCGGGTCTGGGAAGCCATCGAGGAGGCTCGCGGATGA
- a CDS encoding (2Fe-2S)-binding protein, with protein MKVEITVNGERTAADVEPRQLLAHYLRETVGLKATNIGCDTSSCGACTVLLDGEAVKSCTVLSVQADQLGVTTMEGLDGASDGRPEHPVTAAFRSEHGLQCGFCTPGMVMSAVSLISHDPDLDERRVREGLEGNLCRCTGYHNIVRAVLVAAGKDPDAEQRAEAESGALRTAPAFSRGESAEEAGA; from the coding sequence ATGAAGGTCGAGATCACCGTCAACGGCGAGCGCACCGCCGCCGACGTCGAACCCCGCCAGCTGCTCGCGCACTACCTGCGCGAGACGGTCGGGCTCAAGGCCACCAACATCGGCTGTGACACCAGCTCCTGCGGCGCCTGCACGGTGCTGCTCGACGGCGAGGCCGTGAAGTCCTGCACCGTGCTGTCGGTCCAGGCCGACCAGCTCGGCGTCACGACGATGGAGGGGCTCGACGGCGCCTCCGACGGCCGCCCGGAGCACCCCGTCACCGCCGCGTTCCGGTCCGAGCACGGCCTGCAGTGCGGGTTCTGCACCCCGGGCATGGTCATGTCCGCGGTGTCGCTGATCAGCCACGATCCCGACCTCGACGAGCGCAGGGTGCGGGAGGGACTGGAGGGCAACCTCTGCCGCTGCACCGGCTACCACAACATCGTCCGCGCGGTGCTCGTCGCGGCGGGCAAGGACCCGGACGCCGAGCAGCGGGCCGAGGCCGAGTCCGGTGCGCTGCGCACCGCACCCGCCTTCTCCCGTGGCGAGTCCGCAGAGGAGGCCGGGGCATGA
- a CDS encoding FAD binding domain-containing protein has translation MIPLAFDYARPDTLDDAIALLAEKGEDASVLAGGHSLIPVMKIRLGAPEFLIDIGRLPELSYVRTDGGEIAIGAGTKHRDVVNSPELAAEVPLLPAVARTVGDPQIRARGTLGGTLAHGDPAADLPAAVLALDGTVVLQGPRGRRGVPIGEFYTGVFSTVREPDELIVEIRVPRCAGKGWAYEKFTRRSNDWAIVAVAVCDDRVGLVNMGSTALRAGATERALADGRPVAEAAALAAEGTEPPSDTHGTPAYRAHLARVLTRRALMTAREGG, from the coding sequence ATGATCCCGCTCGCGTTCGACTACGCCCGCCCGGACACCCTCGACGACGCCATCGCGCTGCTCGCCGAGAAGGGCGAGGACGCCAGCGTCCTGGCCGGCGGGCACTCGCTGATCCCGGTCATGAAGATCCGGCTCGGCGCGCCCGAGTTCCTGATCGACATCGGCCGGCTGCCCGAGCTGTCCTACGTCCGTACCGACGGCGGCGAGATCGCGATCGGTGCCGGTACCAAGCACCGCGACGTCGTGAACTCGCCCGAGCTGGCCGCCGAGGTCCCGTTGCTGCCCGCGGTCGCGCGGACCGTCGGCGACCCGCAGATCCGGGCCCGCGGCACCCTCGGCGGGACGCTCGCGCACGGTGACCCCGCCGCCGACCTGCCGGCGGCGGTGCTCGCGCTGGACGGCACGGTCGTCCTGCAGGGGCCGCGCGGCCGGCGCGGCGTGCCGATCGGGGAGTTCTACACCGGGGTGTTCAGCACGGTCCGCGAGCCGGACGAGCTGATCGTCGAGATCCGGGTCCCGCGCTGCGCCGGGAAGGGCTGGGCCTACGAGAAGTTCACCCGGCGCAGCAACGACTGGGCGATCGTCGCCGTCGCGGTGTGCGACGACCGGGTCGGTCTGGTCAACATGGGCTCCACGGCGCTGCGGGCCGGTGCCACCGAGCGGGCGCTGGCCGACGGCCGTCCGGTCGCCGAGGCGGCCGCGCTGGCCGCCGAGGGCACCGAGCCGCCGTCGGACACGCACGGCACCCCGGCCTACCGCGCCCACCTGGCCCGGGTGCTGACCCGCCGCGCCCTGATGACCGCCCGCGAGGGCGGCTGA
- a CDS encoding response regulator transcription factor, which yields MTPILRVVVADDQEAVRTGLVLILGSAPDIEVVAEAGDGLAAVRAAAEHRPDVVLMDIRMPGIDGIEATRRILAEASAQVLVLTTFDLDDLVDAALAAGAAGFLLKSVDATRLTDGVRAVARGDGVLAPEITRRVIARYAGSPHPTAVPGLADLTARERDVLAGLGRGLSNAELSAELVISEGTTKTHVSRVLAKLGLRSRTQAAIAAQDAGLT from the coding sequence ATGACCCCGATCCTGCGTGTCGTGGTGGCCGACGACCAGGAGGCCGTGCGCACCGGGCTGGTGCTGATCCTCGGCTCGGCGCCGGACATCGAGGTCGTCGCCGAGGCCGGGGACGGCCTGGCCGCCGTCCGCGCCGCCGCCGAGCACCGCCCGGACGTCGTGCTCATGGACATCCGGATGCCCGGCATCGACGGGATCGAGGCCACCCGGCGGATCCTCGCCGAGGCGTCCGCGCAGGTGCTCGTGCTGACCACGTTCGACCTCGACGACCTGGTCGACGCCGCGCTCGCCGCGGGGGCCGCCGGTTTCCTGCTCAAGTCGGTCGACGCGACCCGGCTGACCGACGGGGTCCGGGCGGTCGCCCGCGGCGACGGGGTGCTCGCCCCGGAGATCACGCGCCGGGTGATCGCGCGCTACGCCGGGTCACCGCACCCCACCGCCGTCCCGGGGCTGGCGGACCTCACCGCCAGGGAGCGCGACGTCCTCGCCGGCCTGGGCCGTGGCCTGTCGAACGCCGAGCTGTCCGCCGAACTGGTGATCTCGGAGGGGACGACGAAGACCCACGTGTCCCGGGTACTGGCCAAACTCGGCCTGCGCTCCCGCACCCAGGCCGCGATCGCCGCCCAGGACGCCGGCCTGACCTGA
- a CDS encoding sensor histidine kinase gives MIAYLADREQRAPAPVRDAGVAIVWLAFGLLLAWALPEARIHWWGADTGPGTASIAVLVLACAGATVRRSAAPLGLLVTTAALLLGPLTDGRTEVGTVLVFTDLLYCAVLYTSRRTSRAVAVGSAVATAVLTLVSLLLSGTRPTVYNALNLALVVGIPLVWGLEVRRHRDIATAERARAAAAEHAAARERDAAVAAERARMARDLHDVVAGRLSAIALQSEAALQPGADDELVRRVLGTVRESGVAALGEMRTMIGLLRDGSDPPGAPARLAELAALLEEARATGLDVTLRDDRGTAPLPAPVDLAGYRIVQESLTNAAKHAPASRVTVHLGPGPGPGRTAHHGSGDAPGSHGARHAAGLVIEVRNGPGRRAAEGPGLHGGTGLDGLRERATAVGGTLDAGPDGSPDRGWLVRAVLPLDPEGPVA, from the coding sequence GTGATCGCGTACCTGGCCGACCGGGAGCAGCGCGCGCCCGCACCGGTGCGCGACGCGGGGGTCGCGATCGTCTGGCTGGCGTTCGGCCTGCTCCTGGCCTGGGCGCTCCCCGAGGCCCGGATCCACTGGTGGGGCGCCGACACCGGGCCGGGCACCGCATCGATCGCGGTGCTCGTGCTGGCCTGCGCCGGCGCCACGGTGCGCCGCAGCGCCGCACCGCTGGGACTGCTGGTGACGACGGCGGCGCTGCTGCTGGGGCCGCTGACCGACGGGCGGACCGAGGTCGGCACGGTCCTGGTGTTCACCGACCTGCTCTACTGCGCCGTCCTCTACACCTCGCGCCGGACGTCGCGGGCGGTCGCCGTCGGCTCCGCGGTCGCGACGGCGGTGCTCACCCTGGTCTCGCTGCTGCTGTCCGGTACCCGGCCGACCGTGTACAACGCGCTCAACCTGGCCCTCGTCGTCGGGATCCCGCTGGTGTGGGGGCTGGAGGTGCGACGGCACCGGGACATCGCCACCGCCGAACGCGCCCGGGCCGCGGCGGCCGAGCACGCCGCCGCCCGGGAACGGGACGCGGCGGTCGCGGCCGAGCGGGCCCGGATGGCCCGCGACCTGCACGACGTCGTCGCGGGCCGGCTCTCGGCGATCGCGCTGCAGTCCGAGGCCGCGCTGCAGCCGGGTGCGGACGACGAGCTGGTCCGCCGGGTCCTCGGCACCGTCCGCGAGTCCGGCGTCGCCGCGCTCGGCGAGATGCGCACCATGATCGGGCTGCTCCGCGACGGCTCCGACCCGCCGGGCGCCCCCGCCCGCCTCGCCGAGCTGGCCGCCCTGCTGGAGGAGGCCCGCGCGACCGGTCTGGACGTGACGCTGCGCGACGACCGCGGCACCGCCCCGCTGCCCGCCCCGGTCGATCTCGCGGGCTACCGGATCGTGCAGGAGTCCCTGACCAACGCGGCCAAGCACGCACCCGCCTCCCGCGTCACGGTGCACCTGGGCCCCGGCCCCGGCCCCGGCCGGACGGCACACCACGGGTCCGGCGATGCCCCGGGATCGCACGGGGCCCGCCACGCGGCGGGGCTCGTCATCGAGGTCCGCAACGGTCCGGGGCGGCGCGCCGCCGAGGGCCCCGGGCTGCACGGCGGCACCGGGCTCGACGGGCTGCGCGAGCGGGCCACGGCCGTCGGCGGCACCCTGGACGCCGGCCCGGACGGCAGCCCGGACCGCGGCTGGCTGGTCCGTGCCGTGCTCCCCCTCGACCCGGAAGGACCCGTGGCATGA
- a CDS encoding DUF418 domain-containing protein produces MSADRLSAPDVLRGLAIAGTFATNIWVFADPRGPAAVFAGFDGGWWADTVLRTVANGKFLALLTLLFGIGMELQYRSAVRRGVRWPGRYLARAGILFVEGLLHYVLVFEFDVLMGYAIASVLVAWLVGRSAAVRVAAGSLAGAFVLLVVGALTLAGAPGGGVPAYPATWSGQVGERLTGMGLYRIELVLIVPSAVVLFLLGSALLRAGVFAGDAAGARLRRGLTAVGAVGVLLTVLTALGGPAWFAVERYLAAPLVAAGLLGLVPALLLRSRGRGGRVRHGVVAIGRTAMSCYVGQNVVAAVLFHAWGLGLAGTLATVAAPARTAVVVLVWVAVVAGSGIIASAWLRHHDRGPLEALTRRLLGRDRSPASPRATRSP; encoded by the coding sequence GTGTCCGCTGACCGGCTGAGCGCGCCGGACGTCCTGCGCGGGCTCGCGATCGCCGGGACGTTCGCGACGAACATCTGGGTCTTCGCCGACCCGCGCGGCCCGGCCGCGGTGTTCGCCGGGTTCGACGGCGGCTGGTGGGCCGACACCGTCCTGCGCACGGTCGCCAACGGCAAGTTCCTCGCCCTGCTGACCCTGCTGTTCGGGATCGGCATGGAGCTGCAGTACCGGTCCGCGGTGCGCCGCGGGGTGCGCTGGCCGGGCCGGTACCTGGCCAGGGCGGGGATCCTGTTCGTCGAGGGACTGCTGCACTACGTGCTGGTGTTCGAGTTCGACGTCCTCATGGGCTACGCGATCGCCTCGGTCCTGGTGGCCTGGCTGGTCGGGCGCTCGGCCGCGGTGCGGGTCGCCGCGGGGTCGCTCGCGGGGGCGTTCGTACTGCTCGTCGTCGGGGCGCTCACCCTGGCCGGAGCCCCGGGGGGCGGCGTGCCGGCGTACCCGGCGACCTGGAGCGGTCAGGTCGGGGAACGGCTCACCGGGATGGGGCTCTACCGGATCGAGCTGGTGCTGATCGTGCCGTCCGCGGTGGTGCTGTTCCTGCTCGGCTCGGCGCTGCTGCGGGCCGGCGTGTTCGCCGGCGACGCGGCCGGGGCCCGGCTCCGGCGCGGGCTGACGGCCGTCGGGGCGGTCGGCGTGCTGCTCACCGTGCTGACGGCGCTCGGCGGGCCGGCCTGGTTCGCCGTCGAGCGCTACCTGGCGGCCCCGCTGGTCGCGGCCGGGCTGCTGGGGCTGGTCCCGGCCCTGCTGCTGCGGTCCCGGGGCCGGGGCGGGCGGGTGCGGCACGGCGTCGTCGCGATCGGCCGGACGGCGATGAGCTGCTACGTCGGGCAGAACGTCGTCGCGGCGGTGCTGTTCCACGCGTGGGGCCTCGGGCTGGCCGGGACCCTCGCGACCGTCGCCGCCCCGGCGCGGACCGCCGTCGTCGTCCTGGTCTGGGTGGCCGTCGTCGCGGGGTCGGGGATCATCGCGTCGGCGTGGCTGCGGCACCACGACCGCGGTCCGCTGGAGGCGCTGACCCGGCGTCTGCTCGGTCGAGATCGATCACCAGCCAGCCCCCGTGCCACTCGGTCACCGTGA
- the mftM gene encoding mycofactocin oligosaccharide methyltransferase MftM, giving the protein MIGTDRISNDLAGWLDRTLVAPGLLAPDRFEEAFVACVLGTADDPDEAWLAFYRNTLDALAGTPVPGGTNAETAPVHAMARSLAVGPDVLELGCCFGFLALQLARDGHRVTATDLTPGTVDLLTRVARPLGVGLTTRVADARSVPLPDRSADTVFAVHLVEHLDEADGARVLTEMLRLARRRVVVAVPFEDTPNPAWGHLRTFTPATLRTLLPPVGAPAQVTVTEWHGGWLVIDLDRADAGSAPPADRGRGAAATPTR; this is encoded by the coding sequence ATGATCGGGACCGACCGGATCAGCAACGATCTCGCCGGCTGGCTGGACCGCACGCTCGTCGCACCGGGGCTGCTCGCGCCGGACCGCTTCGAGGAGGCGTTCGTGGCCTGCGTCCTGGGCACCGCGGACGATCCGGACGAGGCCTGGCTCGCCTTCTACCGCAACACCCTGGACGCGCTCGCCGGGACCCCGGTGCCGGGCGGGACGAACGCCGAGACCGCCCCCGTGCACGCGATGGCGCGGTCGCTCGCCGTCGGGCCGGACGTGCTGGAGCTGGGCTGCTGCTTCGGGTTCCTGGCCCTGCAGCTGGCCCGGGACGGCCACCGGGTGACCGCGACCGACCTGACCCCCGGCACGGTCGACCTGCTCACCCGGGTCGCCCGTCCCCTCGGCGTCGGGCTCACGACCCGGGTCGCCGACGCCCGTTCCGTCCCGTTGCCCGACCGCAGCGCGGACACCGTGTTCGCCGTGCACCTCGTCGAGCACCTGGACGAGGCCGACGGCGCCCGGGTGCTCACCGAGATGCTGCGCCTGGCCCGCCGCCGCGTCGTGGTCGCGGTCCCGTTCGAGGACACCCCCAACCCGGCCTGGGGCCACCTGCGCACCTTCACCCCCGCCACCCTGCGCACCCTCCTCCCACCGGTGGGAGCCCCGGCGCAGGTCACGGTGACCGAGTGGCACGGGGGCTGGCTGGTGATCGATCTCGACCGAGCAGACGCCGGGTCAGCGCCTCCAGCGGACCGCGGTCGTGGTGCCGCAGCCACGCCGACGCGATGA
- a CDS encoding VWA domain-containing protein, which produces MEASIHRFVRLLRIRAVRISVSEALDAMACAAQPGVLADRSVLKEALRVALVKDRRDEATFDEVFDLFFSLVRVGEAETGHGHGHGHGDMTDDTPLEEFTLSAEPSETPQEGHDHGTPADIRDFFDPEDLAEQYNLHQEANKIDMASMTDEIVLSKEQAGDVTEGQRVQIETDRFHGGGVPGDISQQQDTRVDADLSVAQQDALLGWLNSEEDALEAAGTEDDAAALRRRLTGVLDNLPELLKAHLEKLLAIENRIVEGHDDAERVAEVDRASETERMQLEDSLRRLAKSLHGALTHRRRVSPRGRIDSGRTMRKNMRYDGVPFTPVTVARQEDKPRLVVLADVSLSVRATARFTLHLVHGLQDLFGQVRSFAFVADLVEVTDLFADHPVEHALGLIFGGDQLDVDANSHYGLAFGQFLDEHGSAVTRRTTVLVLGDGRGNGNDPNIEAFTEITRRARETIWLTPEPRYSWGLGRCDLPAYAEYCDRVRVVRDLSGLETTTNEMAGELIGR; this is translated from the coding sequence GTGGAAGCCAGCATCCACCGCTTCGTACGGCTGCTGCGGATCCGGGCGGTACGCATCTCGGTGTCCGAGGCGCTGGACGCGATGGCCTGCGCCGCGCAGCCGGGCGTGCTCGCCGACCGGTCCGTGCTCAAGGAGGCGCTGCGCGTCGCGCTGGTCAAGGACCGGCGGGACGAGGCCACCTTCGACGAGGTCTTCGACCTGTTCTTCTCCCTGGTCCGGGTCGGGGAGGCGGAGACCGGTCACGGCCACGGGCACGGCCACGGGGACATGACCGACGACACCCCGCTGGAGGAGTTCACGCTGTCCGCCGAGCCGTCGGAGACCCCGCAGGAGGGGCACGACCACGGCACCCCGGCCGACATCCGCGACTTCTTCGACCCCGAGGACCTGGCCGAGCAGTACAACCTGCACCAGGAGGCCAACAAGATCGACATGGCGTCGATGACGGACGAGATCGTGCTCTCGAAGGAGCAGGCGGGCGACGTCACCGAGGGGCAGCGGGTCCAGATCGAGACCGATCGCTTCCACGGCGGCGGCGTGCCGGGCGACATCTCCCAGCAGCAGGACACCCGGGTCGACGCGGACCTGTCGGTGGCCCAGCAGGACGCGTTGCTGGGCTGGCTGAACTCCGAGGAGGACGCCCTGGAGGCGGCCGGTACCGAGGACGACGCGGCCGCCCTGCGCCGGCGGCTCACCGGCGTGCTCGACAACCTCCCCGAGCTGCTCAAGGCGCACCTGGAGAAGCTGCTCGCGATCGAGAACCGGATCGTCGAGGGCCACGACGACGCCGAGCGCGTCGCCGAGGTCGACCGGGCCTCGGAGACCGAGCGGATGCAGCTGGAGGACTCGCTGCGCCGGCTGGCGAAGTCGCTGCACGGTGCGCTGACCCACCGGCGCCGGGTGTCCCCGCGCGGGCGGATCGACTCGGGCCGCACGATGCGGAAGAACATGCGCTACGACGGCGTCCCGTTCACCCCGGTGACCGTGGCGCGCCAGGAGGACAAGCCGCGCCTGGTGGTGCTCGCCGACGTGTCGCTGTCGGTGCGGGCCACCGCCCGGTTCACCCTGCACCTGGTGCACGGCCTGCAGGACCTGTTCGGGCAGGTCCGCTCGTTCGCGTTCGTGGCCGATCTGGTCGAGGTGACCGACCTGTTCGCCGACCATCCCGTGGAGCACGCGCTCGGCCTGATCTTCGGCGGCGACCAGCTCGACGTCGACGCGAACTCGCACTACGGGCTGGCGTTCGGGCAGTTCCTGGACGAGCACGGCTCGGCGGTCACCCGGCGGACCACGGTGCTGGTGCTCGGCGACGGCCGGGGCAACGGCAACGACCCGAACATCGAGGCGTTCACCGAGATCACCCGCCGGGCCAGGGAGACGATCTGGCTGACGCCCGAGCCCCGCTACTCCTGGGGGCTGGGCCGCTGCGACCTGCCGGCCTACGCCGAGTACTGCGACCGGGTCCGGGTCGTGCGGGACCTGTCCGGGCTGGAGACGACGACGAACGAGATGGCCGGCGAGCTGATCGGGCGCTGA